GGAGGAACGGGCTCGCCGGCGCCACGCCGAGGCAGTGGCACGGGGCGCCAGCATCAGTTACGAGCAAGCTTTGCAGAACGTCTGCGATCGGGACCGCATAGACTCGGGGCGCGCGGTCGCGCCTCTGCGCCGCGCTCCTGATGCCCACTACGTGGACAGCACCGCGATCGGCGTCGCCGAGGTGGTGCGGCTCTTGGAGAAGCTTGTCTGTGACCGAGACGACTGAGTGCCCGATGAACCGGTGGCACTTTCCGCTGAAGAGGCTGCTCCGCTTCCTGCTGGGGCTGTTCCTACGCGTAGAGTGGGGCGAACGCGAGCTAGTACCGGCAGAAGGGCCGGTGGTGATATACTTCAATCATTCCAATTGGATAGACCCTCTGGTGGCCGCCGCCATGGTGGACCGCGAGGTGGCCATCATGGGCAAAGCGCAGCTGTTTCGGGTGCCGATCGTGCGAATGGTGCTGAGGGCCTACGGCGTGTTCCCCGTGAGACGCCAAGAGGGCGACCTCCGCGCCTTCAGGACCGCGCTCAGCGTGCTCGAGCGGGGTGCCGTCCTTATCGTAGCCCCCGAAGGGACCCGCAGCCACGACGGAGTCCTTCAGCGCGGGAAGCCGGG
The Anaerolineae bacterium genome window above contains:
- a CDS encoding 1-acyl-sn-glycerol-3-phosphate acyltransferase, producing MTETTECPMNRWHFPLKRLLRFLLGLFLRVEWGERELVPAEGPVVIYFNHSNWIDPLVAAAMVDREVAIMGKAQLFRVPIVRMVLRAYGVFPVRRQEGDLRAFRTALSVLERGAVLIVAPEGTRSHDGVLQRGKPGMVYLALRSDAWVQPVAILGVLEFRRHVRRLRRTPVQVRFGQPFKLPWGQGRPSHQEGLALIDEAMYKLAALMPPELRGFYADADVQVAALAACSASAARGVDNQFGGDNREYRGTPPAARGYRASHPH